In Streptomyces sp. NBC_01439, the following are encoded in one genomic region:
- a CDS encoding arginase family protein, whose protein sequence is MRTLVLLDAPSNLGLRPPAPGVVPGVYKLAGALREQGLLARLGAVEGGVVVPPRYDRGDWREGDGVFHAEALAAYTVTLADRIERHLRAGEFPVVLGGDCSIQLGAALAMRRLGRYGLAAIDGSADFRHPGNEAVNGPVGAAGGEELALSTGRGQADLADLEGRGPYLRDEDVRLFGLRDGDPDLAELHAARISVATVGEIRRRGAGPVARAALDGLHPPDTAGFWVHLDADVLDPGVMPAVDSPDPGGLLPDELAELLAVLVGSPRCAGLNVTIYDPDLDPDGRAGALLADLVAGAFA, encoded by the coding sequence ATGCGAACCCTCGTGCTTCTCGACGCCCCCTCCAACCTCGGGCTGCGCCCGCCCGCGCCCGGCGTCGTGCCGGGTGTCTACAAGCTGGCCGGAGCCCTGCGTGAGCAGGGCCTGCTGGCCCGGCTTGGTGCCGTCGAGGGCGGGGTGGTGGTGCCGCCCCGCTACGACCGCGGCGACTGGCGGGAGGGCGACGGCGTGTTCCACGCCGAGGCCCTCGCCGCGTACACCGTCACCCTCGCCGATCGCATCGAACGGCACCTGCGGGCGGGGGAGTTCCCCGTCGTGCTCGGCGGCGACTGCTCCATCCAGCTCGGCGCCGCCCTCGCCATGCGCCGCCTGGGGCGCTACGGCCTCGCCGCGATCGACGGCTCCGCCGACTTCCGCCACCCCGGCAACGAGGCCGTCAACGGCCCCGTCGGCGCCGCCGGCGGCGAGGAGCTGGCCCTCTCCACCGGCCGCGGCCAGGCGGATCTCGCCGACCTGGAGGGGCGCGGCCCCTACCTGCGCGACGAGGACGTACGGCTCTTCGGACTGCGCGACGGCGACCCGGACCTCGCCGAGCTGCACGCGGCCCGGATCTCCGTCGCCACCGTCGGGGAGATCCGCCGACGCGGCGCGGGACCGGTGGCCCGGGCGGCACTGGACGGGCTGCACCCGCCGGACACGGCCGGGTTCTGGGTGCACCTGGACGCCGACGTGCTGGACCCGGGCGTCATGCCGGCCGTGGACAGCCCCGACCCCGGCGGCCTGCTCCCCGACGAACTCGCCGAACTGCTCGCCGTCCTGGTGGGCTCGCCGCGCTGTGCCGGGCTCAACGTCACCATCTACGACCCGGACCTGGATCCGGACGGACGTGCGGGCGCCCTCCTCGCCGACCTGGTCGCGGGCGCCTTTGCGTAA